The Rhodococcus sp. X156 genome window below encodes:
- a CDS encoding MMPL family transporter, with product MATLLAQLGRWSFLHRWTVVAAWVVLVAVVGTSAALFKGPTPENSFSIPGTESQQAIDTLAERFPAASGSSATIVITGPAGTTVTDPAVQAQAQRVLAAAQQLPHVVPGPAGVTTVTSPDGAVLMAQLRYDVQTAELGDSDRTALKALGGPERAAGLTVEVSGELVQGGQGAISPLEGVGLLLALAVLVVTFGSLLAAGMPLLTGLVGVAVGVGGLVALSGVVEVSSTAPILALMLGLAVGIDYSLFIVSRHRSQLATGMRPEDSAALAVGTAGSAVVFAGLTVMIALVGLTLVGIPFLGSMGLVAAATVLITVLVALTLLPAMLGLAGERLVPVPGSRVARRQARGNTMGERWVRLVTRFPVLVVIGVVAGLGALALPVQDIQLGLPSAGTAPPESTQRKAYDLVAQHLGPGVNGPLTIVVDTRGSGADVTQSASRVAAALRAVSPDVAQVTAPMAAPSGDLALVNVVPRSGPDSEETTELVRTIRDAAPGLGADTGSVVQVTGPTALGIDVSQGLSSALPLFLVVVVGLALLLLAVVFRSVLVPLKAAAGFLLTVGASLGCVVAVFQWGWLSGLLGVDTPGPITSFLPVLLVGLLFGLAMDYEVFLVTRMREEHVHGADPDEAVRVGFREGARVVTAAALIMTSVFVGFALSDDPITKSIALALAIGVLIDAFVVRMTLVPAVLALFGRRAWWLPAWADRVLPRVDIEGEQLDGERQALQAAAEDDPPVPSEVR from the coding sequence ATGGCCACACTGCTCGCCCAGCTCGGCCGGTGGAGCTTTCTGCACCGGTGGACGGTGGTGGCCGCCTGGGTGGTGCTGGTGGCCGTCGTCGGCACCAGCGCCGCCCTGTTCAAGGGCCCCACCCCGGAGAACTCCTTCTCCATCCCCGGCACCGAGTCACAGCAGGCCATCGACACGCTGGCCGAGCGCTTCCCCGCGGCCAGCGGCTCCTCGGCCACCATCGTCATCACCGGCCCGGCCGGCACGACGGTGACCGACCCGGCCGTGCAGGCCCAGGCGCAGCGGGTGCTCGCCGCCGCCCAGCAGCTGCCGCACGTGGTTCCCGGCCCGGCCGGCGTCACCACCGTGACCTCCCCGGACGGCGCCGTGCTCATGGCCCAGCTGCGCTACGACGTGCAGACCGCCGAGCTCGGTGACTCCGACCGCACCGCGCTGAAGGCCCTGGGCGGGCCGGAGCGGGCGGCCGGGCTGACGGTGGAGGTCAGCGGTGAGCTGGTGCAGGGCGGGCAGGGTGCGATCTCACCGCTGGAGGGCGTGGGGCTGCTGCTGGCCCTGGCGGTCCTGGTGGTCACCTTCGGCTCGCTGCTGGCCGCCGGCATGCCGCTGCTCACCGGGCTGGTGGGGGTGGCGGTGGGCGTGGGCGGCCTGGTCGCGCTGTCCGGGGTGGTGGAGGTGTCCTCCACCGCGCCGATCCTCGCCCTCATGCTCGGGCTGGCCGTGGGCATCGACTACTCGCTGTTCATCGTCTCCCGGCACCGCAGCCAGCTCGCCACCGGCATGCGCCCGGAAGACTCGGCGGCGCTGGCCGTGGGCACCGCCGGCAGCGCGGTGGTGTTCGCCGGCCTCACGGTGATGATCGCGCTGGTGGGGCTCACGCTGGTGGGTATCCCGTTCCTCGGCTCGATGGGTCTGGTGGCCGCGGCCACGGTGCTGATCACCGTGCTGGTGGCGCTCACGCTGCTGCCGGCGATGCTGGGTCTGGCGGGTGAGCGCCTGGTGCCCGTGCCGGGATCACGGGTGGCCCGTCGGCAGGCCCGCGGCAACACCATGGGGGAGCGGTGGGTGCGGCTGGTCACCCGTTTCCCGGTGCTGGTGGTGATCGGGGTGGTCGCCGGGCTGGGGGCGCTCGCCCTGCCCGTGCAGGACATCCAGCTGGGCCTGCCGAGCGCGGGCACCGCCCCGCCGGAGAGCACTCAGCGCAAGGCCTACGACCTGGTGGCCCAGCACTTGGGGCCGGGCGTCAACGGCCCGCTCACCATCGTGGTGGACACCCGCGGATCCGGCGCCGACGTCACCCAGTCGGCCTCCCGGGTGGCTGCCGCGCTGCGAGCGGTGAGCCCGGACGTGGCGCAGGTGACCGCACCGATGGCCGCGCCCTCGGGCGACCTCGCCCTGGTCAACGTGGTGCCCCGCAGCGGTCCCGACTCCGAGGAGACCACCGAGCTGGTGCGCACCATCCGGGACGCAGCTCCGGGGCTGGGCGCCGACACCGGGTCGGTCGTCCAGGTCACCGGCCCGACCGCGCTGGGCATCGACGTCTCCCAGGGGCTGTCCTCGGCGCTGCCGCTGTTCCTGGTGGTGGTGGTCGGCCTGGCGCTGCTGCTGCTGGCGGTGGTGTTCCGCTCCGTGCTGGTGCCGCTGAAGGCGGCGGCGGGGTTCCTGCTCACCGTCGGCGCCTCGCTGGGCTGCGTGGTCGCCGTCTTCCAGTGGGGCTGGCTGAGCGGGCTGCTCGGGGTGGACACCCCCGGCCCGATCACCAGCTTCCTGCCCGTGCTGCTGGTGGGGCTGCTGTTCGGCCTGGCCATGGACTACGAGGTGTTCTTGGTGACCCGCATGCGCGAGGAGCACGTGCACGGCGCCGACCCGGACGAGGCGGTCCGGGTGGGCTTTCGCGAGGGCGCCCGGGTGGTCACCGCGGCGGCGCTGATCATGACCTCGGTGTTCGTCGGCTTCGCCCTGTCGGACGACCCCATCACCAAGTCGATCGCCCTCGCCCTGGCCATCGGGGTGCTGATCGATGCCTTCGTGGTGCGGATGACGCTGGTGCCGGCCGTGCTGGCGCTGTTCGGCCGGCGGGCGTGGTGGCTGCCGGCCTGGGCCGACCGGGTCCTGCCGCGGGTGGACATCGAGGGCGAGCAGCTCGACGGCGAGCGCCAGGCGCTGCAGGCGGCGGCCGAGGACGACCCGCCGGTACCCAGCGAGGTGCGCTGA
- a CDS encoding DEAD/DEAH box helicase, with the protein MGLPEALVAALVAQGKPAPFAIQTVTIPDSLAGRDVLGRAQTGSGKTLAFGLPMLAKLAGARSTPRNPRGLVLVPTRELASQVTAELEPLAKALGLRIGTVVGGVNIGRQVSQLADGIDLLVATPGRLADHVQQRTAGLQDVVITALDEADHMADMGFLPQVTKLLDKTPRGQRLLFSATLDGEVDKLVKRYMTNPVTHSTAPPSASVTTMEHHLLMIDPDDKKNVVAHIAAREGRTIMFVRTKHGVDRLAKQLRATGAMTGALHGGKAQNNRTRTLDAFKDGTTPVLVATDVAARGIHVDDVSLVVHVDPPADPKDYLHRAGRTARAGDQGIVVTLVTHPERREVEAMTRKAGVKAISTPVRAGDTDLARITGARSPSGTPVMAPAPPQQQVSRAGGRRGGVGGGAAAPRRSGSGQARRGGSAGGGGGQRRSQGR; encoded by the coding sequence ATCGGCCTGCCCGAGGCTCTCGTGGCTGCGCTCGTCGCCCAGGGCAAGCCCGCCCCGTTCGCCATCCAGACGGTCACCATCCCCGACTCCCTGGCCGGCCGCGACGTGCTCGGCCGCGCGCAGACCGGCTCGGGCAAGACCCTGGCCTTCGGCCTGCCGATGCTGGCCAAGCTGGCCGGCGCCCGCTCCACCCCACGCAACCCGCGCGGGCTGGTGCTGGTGCCCACCCGCGAGCTCGCCTCGCAGGTCACCGCTGAGCTGGAGCCGCTCGCCAAGGCCCTGGGCCTGCGCATCGGCACCGTGGTCGGTGGCGTGAACATCGGCCGCCAGGTCAGCCAGCTCGCCGACGGCATCGACCTGCTCGTGGCCACCCCCGGCCGGCTGGCCGACCACGTGCAGCAGCGCACTGCCGGCCTGCAGGACGTGGTCATCACCGCGCTCGACGAGGCCGACCACATGGCCGACATGGGCTTCCTGCCCCAGGTGACCAAGCTGCTGGACAAGACCCCGCGCGGGCAGCGCCTGCTCTTCTCGGCCACCCTCGACGGTGAGGTCGACAAGCTGGTCAAGCGCTACATGACCAACCCCGTGACGCACTCCACCGCGCCGCCGTCGGCCAGCGTCACCACGATGGAGCACCACCTGCTGATGATCGACCCCGACGACAAGAAGAACGTCGTCGCCCACATCGCCGCGCGCGAGGGTCGCACCATCATGTTCGTGCGCACCAAGCACGGCGTGGACCGGCTGGCCAAGCAGCTGCGGGCCACCGGTGCGATGACCGGTGCCCTGCACGGCGGCAAGGCGCAGAACAACCGCACCCGCACGCTGGACGCCTTCAAGGACGGCACCACCCCGGTGCTGGTGGCCACCGACGTCGCCGCCCGCGGCATCCACGTCGACGACGTCAGCCTCGTGGTGCACGTGGACCCGCCGGCCGACCCCAAGGACTACCTGCACCGCGCCGGCCGGACGGCACGGGCCGGCGACCAGGGCATCGTGGTCACCCTGGTCACCCACCCCGAGCGGCGCGAGGTGGAGGCCATGACCCGCAAGGCCGGCGTCAAGGCGATCAGCACCCCGGTGCGCGCCGGTGACACCGACCTGGCCCGGATCACCGGAGCCCGCAGCCCCAGCGGCACCCCGGTGATGGCACCGGCTCCCCCGCAGCAGCAGGTCAGCCGGGCCGGCGGTCGTCGGGGTGGTGTGGGCGGCGGCGCCGCAGCACCGCGCCGCTCCGGCTCCGGGCAGGCCCGCCGCGGCGGCAGCGCCGGCGGTGGGGGCGGCCAGCGCCGCTCCCAGGGCCGCTAG
- the gndA gene encoding NADP-dependent phosphogluconate dehydrogenase, protein MTAPDSPASPRAQIGVTGLAVMGSNLARNLARHGHTVAVHNRSAAKTDRLLAEHGDEGDFVRADSLAELVNSLEKPRRVLIMVQAGDPTDSVINDLADLMEPGDIIIDGGNALYTDTMRREAAMRERDLHFVGTGVSGGEEGALNGPSIMPGGSKESYEALGPLLESIAAEVDGTPCCVHVGPNGAGHFVKMVHNGIEYADMQLIGEAYDLLRHALGKTPAEIAAIFREWNGGELESYLVEITAEVLDHVDAKTGKPFVDVVVDEAGQKGTGRWTVKSALDLGIPVSGIAEAVFARALSSHTDQRAAARELTGGTLSWTAEDADQFVEDIRLALYASKVVAYAQGFDQIAAGSTEHGWDVDPAAMATIWRGGCIIRARFLDRIREAYTDNAELPSLIVDPFFREAVENAQDSWRRVVVAATLRGIPVPGFASALSYYDALRAERLPAALTQGLRDFFGAHTYGRVDTDGKFHTLWGGDRSELPA, encoded by the coding sequence ATGACTGCTCCGGACAGCCCAGCCTCACCCCGCGCCCAGATCGGTGTCACCGGGTTGGCGGTGATGGGGTCCAACCTCGCCCGCAACCTCGCCCGCCACGGCCACACCGTCGCGGTGCACAACCGCAGCGCCGCCAAGACCGACCGGCTGCTCGCCGAGCACGGCGACGAGGGCGACTTCGTCCGCGCCGACTCCCTGGCGGAGCTGGTCAACAGCCTGGAGAAGCCCCGCCGCGTGCTCATCATGGTGCAGGCCGGCGACCCCACCGACTCGGTGATCAACGACCTGGCCGACCTGATGGAGCCGGGCGACATCATCATCGACGGCGGCAACGCCCTCTACACCGACACCATGCGTCGCGAGGCCGCCATGCGCGAGCGCGACCTGCACTTCGTCGGCACCGGCGTCTCCGGCGGCGAGGAGGGTGCGCTCAACGGCCCGTCGATCATGCCCGGCGGCTCGAAGGAGTCCTACGAGGCGCTCGGACCGCTGCTGGAGTCCATCGCCGCAGAGGTCGACGGCACGCCGTGCTGCGTGCACGTCGGCCCCAACGGTGCCGGCCACTTCGTCAAGATGGTGCACAACGGCATCGAGTACGCCGACATGCAGCTGATCGGCGAGGCCTACGACCTGCTGCGCCACGCCCTCGGCAAGACCCCCGCCGAGATCGCCGCCATCTTCCGCGAGTGGAACGGCGGGGAGCTGGAGAGCTACCTGGTGGAGATCACCGCCGAGGTGCTCGACCACGTGGACGCCAAGACCGGCAAGCCGTTCGTCGACGTGGTGGTGGACGAGGCGGGGCAGAAGGGCACCGGCCGCTGGACGGTGAAGTCCGCGCTCGACCTGGGCATCCCCGTCAGCGGCATCGCCGAGGCGGTGTTCGCCCGCGCGCTGTCCAGCCACACCGACCAGCGCGCCGCCGCCCGCGAGCTCACCGGCGGCACCCTGAGCTGGACGGCCGAGGACGCCGACCAGTTCGTCGAGGACATCCGGCTGGCGCTCTACGCCTCCAAGGTGGTCGCCTACGCCCAGGGCTTCGACCAGATCGCGGCCGGCAGCACCGAGCACGGCTGGGACGTCGACCCGGCCGCCATGGCCACCATCTGGCGCGGCGGCTGCATCATCCGGGCCCGCTTCCTGGACCGCATCCGCGAGGCCTACACCGACAACGCCGAGCTGCCCTCGCTCATCGTCGACCCCTTCTTCCGGGAGGCCGTGGAGAACGCCCAGGACAGCTGGCGCCGCGTGGTGGTTGCCGCCACCCTGCGGGGCATCCCGGTGCCCGGCTTCGCCTCCGCGCTGTCCTACTACGACGCCCTGCGGGCCGAGCGGCTGCCGGCCGCCCTCACCCAGGGCCTGCGTGACTTCTTCGGCGCGCACACCTACGGCCGGGTGGACACCGACGGCAAGTTCCACACCCTCTGGGGCGGCGACCGCTCCGAGCTCCCTGCCTGA
- a CDS encoding NAD(P)-dependent oxidoreductase: MTSDGHTDQAAGSQAPGSPAQSSLRGRTIVMSGGSRGIGLAIALRAAREGANVALMAKTAEADPRLPGTVYSAAEEIRAAGGQALPVVGDVRNEEDVQRVVEQAVAEFGGIDVVVNNASAINLSGTVDLPMKRFDLMQQINVRGTFLLTKYCIPHLAQGTNPHILTLSPPVNMDPKWLGGHPAYTLSKYGMTLLTLGWATELAEQGIAANALWPRTIIATAAVQNLLGGDESIARSRSPEIVADAAHVVLTTAGRTLTGQTLIDDEVLASAGVTDLSQYSTGEESELAMDIFLD, from the coding sequence ATGACGAGCGACGGACACACGGACCAGGCAGCAGGCTCGCAGGCCCCGGGTTCGCCGGCCCAAAGTTCCCTGCGGGGCCGCACGATCGTGATGTCCGGCGGCAGCCGCGGCATCGGGCTGGCCATCGCGCTGCGGGCGGCGCGCGAGGGAGCCAACGTGGCGCTGATGGCCAAGACCGCAGAGGCCGACCCACGGCTGCCCGGCACCGTCTACAGCGCCGCCGAGGAGATCCGCGCCGCGGGCGGGCAGGCGCTGCCGGTGGTGGGCGACGTCCGCAACGAGGAGGACGTGCAGCGGGTGGTGGAGCAGGCCGTCGCCGAGTTCGGCGGCATCGACGTGGTGGTGAACAACGCCAGCGCCATCAACCTCTCCGGCACGGTGGACCTGCCGATGAAGCGCTTCGACCTGATGCAGCAGATCAACGTGCGCGGCACCTTCCTGCTCACCAAGTACTGCATCCCGCACCTGGCGCAGGGCACCAACCCGCACATCCTCACGCTGTCGCCGCCGGTGAACATGGACCCCAAGTGGCTGGGCGGGCACCCGGCCTACACGCTGAGCAAGTACGGGATGACGCTGCTGACACTGGGCTGGGCCACCGAGCTGGCCGAGCAGGGCATCGCCGCCAACGCGCTGTGGCCGCGCACCATCATCGCCACCGCCGCGGTGCAGAACCTGCTGGGCGGCGACGAGAGCATCGCCCGCTCGCGCAGCCCGGAGATCGTCGCCGACGCCGCGCACGTGGTGCTCACCACTGCTGGGCGCACGCTCACCGGGCAGACGCTGATCGACGACGAGGTGCTGGCCTCGGCGGGGGTGACGGACCTGTCGCAGTACTCCACGGGCG